A window of the Sabethes cyaneus chromosome 1, idSabCyanKW18_F2, whole genome shotgun sequence genome harbors these coding sequences:
- the LOC128732700 gene encoding protein lin-32-like codes for MSKFQLFPSPPYSDDLRSPSPNPAPTRDRFCIDEYIPLTSLKYIGNLSHFKAVNITVKTCEKVLKPCYNQSVSTTRVEAKPSRRPIKTRKLIPPVIRRKRRLAANARERKRMHALNEAFDRLRQYLPTIGSDRQLSKHETLQMAQSYITALSELLK; via the coding sequence ATGTCGAAATTTCAGCTCTTTCCGTCACCACCCTACAGCGATGATTTACGTTCACCTAGTCCAAATCCTGCGCCGACGAGGGATCGCTTCTGCATTGACGAATATATTCCACTAACGTCGTTAAAGTACATTGGAAATTTGTCCCATTTTAAGGCGGTCAACATTACTGTGAAGACTTGTGAAAAAGTTCTAAAACCATGTTATAATCAATCTGTTAGTACCACAAGAGTCGAAGCAAAGCCATCGCGACGACCAATCAAAACGAGGAAACTTATTCCACCGGTGATCCGGCGGAAACGCCGGCTGGCAGCGAACGCACGGGAACGGAAGCGGATGCACGCGTTGAATGAAGCCTTCGATCGCCTGCGGCAGTATTTACCAACGATCGGGAGCGATCGACAACTATCGAAGCACGAGACTCTGCAAATGGCCCAGAGCTACATCACTGCACTAAGCGAGCTGCTAAAGTAG